In Amia ocellicauda isolate fAmiCal2 chromosome 16, fAmiCal2.hap1, whole genome shotgun sequence, the following proteins share a genomic window:
- the mstnb gene encoding growth/differentiation factor 8 — MTPISVVDGAKYRKLFTAFRYSGDKHTPFTDIRHQKPGNMQQSQILVYLSVLVAFGPVGLGNITAQQPADAEEDSARCSACDRENSRLMRLDSIKSQILSKLRLKSPPSISRDVVKQLLPKAPPMQQLLDQYDVLGDDNKDASLEEDDDHATTETIMTMATEPDSSVQVDRKPKCCLFSFSPKIQPNRIVNAQLWIHLRPSAEPATVFLQISRLKPATDGNRHIRIRSLKLDVTAGTSSWQSVDVKQVLQVWLKQPETNRGIEINALDAKGKDLAVTSAEPGEEGLQPFMEVKISEIPKRMRRDSGLDCDENSPESRCCRYPLTVDFEDFGWDWIIAPKRYKANYCSGECEYMHLQKHPHHHLVNKANPRGSAGPCCTPTKMSPINMLYFNRKEQIIYGKIPSMVVDRCGCS; from the exons ATGACACCTATCAGTGTGGTGGATGGCGCAAAGTATAGAAAACTCTTCACTGCGTTCAGATACAGCGGGGATAAACACACACCGTTTACAGACATACGCCACCAAAAGCCTGGGAACATGCAACAGTCGCAGATCTTGGTGTACCTGAGTGTCCTGGTTGCGTTTGGTCCAGTGGGGCTGGGGAACATCACGGCGCAGCAGCCGGCGGACGCGGAGGAAGACAGCGCACGGTGCTCTGCGTGTGACAGGGAGAACAGCAGGCTCATGAGGCTGGACTCCATCAAGTCCCAGATCCTGAGCAAACTGCGCCTCAAGAGTCCTCCCAGCATCAGCCGGGACGTGGTCAAGCAGCTCCTGCCCAAAGCACCCCCGATGCAGCAGCTGCTTGACCAATACGACGTCCTGGGGGATGATAACAAGGACGCGTCTCTGGAGGAGGACGATGACCATGCCACCACAGAAACCATCATGACCATGGCTACAGAAC CGGACTCCAGTGTCCAGGTGGACAGGAAGCCGAAATGCTGCCTGTTCTCCTTCAGCCCGAAGATCCAGCCGAACCGCATCGTCAATGCGCAGCTCTGGATACACCTGCGGCCCAGCGCCGAGCCCGCCACCGTGTTCCTGCAGATCTCCCGGCTCAAACCGGCCACCGACGGGAACAGACACATACGGATCCGCTCTCTGAAGCTGGACGTTACCGCAGGGACCAGCTCCTGGCAAAGTGTGGATGTCAAGCAAGTGCTGCAAGTCTGGCTAAAGCAACCTGAGACTAACCGCGGAATCGAGATTAACGCGCTCGACGCCAAAGGAAAAGACTTGGCCGTTACCTCTGCGGAGCCAGGAGAAGAGGGGCTG CAGCCCTTTATGGAGGTGAAGATTTCTGAAATTCCCAAGAGGATGAGGAGAGACTCCGGCCTGGACTGTGATGAAAACTCCCCCGAATCCCGATGTTGTCGGTACCCCCTCACCGTGGACTTTGAGGACTTTGGCTGGGACTGGATTATTGCTCCTAAACGGTACAAGGCCAACTATTGTTCTGGAGAATGTGAGTATATGCATTTGCAGAAGCACCCCCACCATCACCTGGTCAACAAGGCGAATCCCCGAGGTTCGGCCGGGCCCTGCTGCACGCCTACCAAGATGTCCCCCATCAACATGCTCTATTTCAACCGGAAGGAACAGATCATCTACGGCAAGATCCCTTCCATGGTGGTAGATCGCTGTGGCTGCTCATGA
- the akap19 gene encoding small membrane A-kinase anchor protein, whose amino-acid sequence MGCIKSKQNNRTQNANSVEKADGKPKKCVDEKATLVNAEAQQDGAGSPQVNPVLLDYAQRLSEEIVSKAVQQWAEVDSRYSDIPYIESDVP is encoded by the coding sequence ATGGGATGCATCAAATCAAAGCAGAACAACCGGACTCAGAATGCCAACTCCGTGGAGAAAGCAGACGGCAAGCCGAAGAAGTGCGTGGACGAGAAGGCGACCCTGGTGAACGCCGAggcccagcaggacggggctgGCTCTCCGCAGGTCAACCCCGTCCTGCTCGACTACGCTCAGCGTCTGTCCGAGGAGATTGTCAGCAAGGCGGTGCAGCAGTGGGCAGAAGTGGACAGCAGGTACAGCGACATCCCTTACATAGAGAGTGACGTGCCCTGA
- the LOC136711431 gene encoding SAP domain-containing ribonucleoprotein, with protein sequence MQKQHRRNTVEINMDVLLSVENLDVESTYDDPENESLDESYMEEEIALDEDEAGFKGDVHSHMVSFKTFAAMPPQERMQKRMERFGEAVSEQAKKEARALRFGIPVYSGIEKQNLIHQEKLRKRKERFGVVMNTTSQLDNQVKKRMRAERFGIKCQQP encoded by the exons ATGCAAAAACAGCATCGAAGGAATACAGTGGAAATTAACATGGACGTTTTGCTCTCTGTGGAGAATCTTG ATGTAGAAAGTACATATGATGATCCGGAAAATGAGTCCCTTGATGAAAGCTATATG GAAGAAGAAATAGCCCTAGATGAAGATGAAGCAGGTTTTAAAGGAGACGT ACATTCCCACATGGTCTCCTTCAAAACGTTTGCTGCTATGCCACCACAAGAG CGTATGCAGAAGCGAATGGAGAGATTTGGTGAGGCGGTCAGTGAACAGGCAAAGAAAGAAGCAAGAGCTCTGAG atTTGGGATACCAGTATATA GTGGCATAGAGAAACAAAATCTG ATTCATCAAGAAAAATtaaggaaaagaaaggaaaggttTGGAGTTGTGATGAATACAACTTCACAGCTTGACAATCAG gtTAAGAAAAGGATGAGAGCTGAACGATTTGGAATAAAATGCCAGCAACCATAA